From one Dermacentor andersoni chromosome 1, qqDerAnde1_hic_scaffold, whole genome shotgun sequence genomic stretch:
- the LOC126543385 gene encoding uncharacterized protein, with translation MHALVIVLAAVVSETLAGGYAGGAVGGAVGGAAGGAVVHGGPGVVHGGPGVVHGGGGVGLGLAGGGGGGGGGGHAAGVPLAGHGVVGHGVVGHVKVAPVKTVSYVKKPVVSFSYVTKPVVSYVKQPVTTVSHAIQPVVTVSHAVLSDVGALGAGGGVGGGFVGAGLGGGLGTIGAVDGGVSVVNGYGLGSYGLAGYGTGAGYGGGYGGGYGGGYGGGYGGYGGVGLKGTVVAADVGAFGGYGGNLGYGGGVTYATGLGYGGGYGNGYGGGYSGGYGGGYGTGLGLASYGVKGHLDAGNVGVGLKGGYAVGGGYGGGLTAVGVGGGYAGGYGW, from the exons ATGCACGCCCTT GTGATCGTCCTCGCGGCCGTGGTGTCCGAAACGCTGGCGGGCGGCTACGCTGGCGGAGCAGTGGGAGGAGCTGTTGGTGGAGCTGCCGGCGGCGCCGTCGTGCACGGTGGCCCGGGCGTCGTGCACGGTGGCCCGGGCGTCGTGCACGGCGGCGGAGGCGTGGGCCTCGGTctcgctggcggcggcggcggcggcggcggcggcggccacgcAGCCGGTGTGCCCCTCGCCGGCCACGGCGTCGTAGGACACGGCGTCGTAGGACACGTCAAAGTGGCTCCTGTCAAGACCGTGTCGTACGTCAAGAAGCCTGTCGTGAGCTTCAGCTATGTGACCAAGCCTGTGGTGAGCTACGTGAAGCAGCCGGTAACCACCGTGTCGCATGCCATCCAGCCTGTGGTCACGGTGAGCCATGCCGTCCTCAGCGACGTTGGCGCCCTTGGAGCAGGCGGCGGAGTCGGAGGTGGCTTTGTTGGAGCAGGTCTCGGTGGCGGACTGGGCACCATCGGAGCCGTTGACGGTGGCGTCAGCGTTGTGAACGGCTACGGCTTGGGATCGTACGGTCTTGCCGGCTACGGAACCGGTGCCGGATACGGAGGGGGCTACGGAGGAGGCTACGGAGGAGGTTACGGAGGAGGCTACGGAGGATACGGGGGAGTTGGCCTCAAGGGTACCGTTGTTGCAGCCGACGTCGGAGCTTTCGGAGGATACGGCGGAAATCTCGGCTACGGAGGAGGCGTCACCTACGCCACAGGACTGGGCTATGGTGGTGGCTACGGCAACGGGTACGGTGGCGGCTACAGTGGAGGATACGGCGGTGGCTATGGAACAGGCCTGGGTCTCGCTAGCTACGGCGTCAAAGGACACCTTGATGCAGGCAATGTTGGCGTCGGACTTAAGGGAGGATACGCAGTAGGTGGAGGTTACGGGGGTGGACTGACTGCTGTCGGGGTTGGGGGAGGCTACGCAGGCGGCTATGGATGGTGA